From the Leifsonia sp. AG29 genome, one window contains:
- a CDS encoding DapH/DapD/GlmU-related protein, with amino-acid sequence MARMIEELEDETGAVIKYKRHANGRGLVSPTARVADSAYLEPTAYVEADARVGLDAYVGAGSWIDKGATVGDRAFVGANVHIGAGCVVGSGVKIGSNAKLGEGAMIGNGARIERDATVAAGTVIELKGSAAARAALTTPLHAPRATRPQVREERSSRRRAA; translated from the coding sequence ATGGCGCGAATGATCGAGGAGCTCGAGGACGAGACCGGCGCAGTCATCAAGTACAAGCGGCACGCGAACGGTCGTGGACTCGTCTCCCCGACGGCACGGGTCGCCGACTCGGCGTACCTGGAGCCGACGGCGTACGTGGAGGCGGACGCCCGGGTCGGGCTCGACGCGTACGTCGGCGCCGGAAGCTGGATCGACAAGGGCGCGACGGTCGGCGACCGCGCCTTCGTGGGCGCCAACGTCCACATCGGCGCCGGGTGCGTCGTGGGAAGCGGCGTCAAGATCGGGAGCAACGCCAAGCTCGGCGAGGGAGCGATGATCGGCAACGGCGCGCGGATCGAGCGCGACGCCACCGTCGCCGCCGGAACCGTGATCGAGCTCAAGGGCTCCGCCGCCGCTCGTGCGGCGCTCACCACGCCGCTGCACGCGCCGCGTGCAACGCGTCCGCAGGTCCGGGAGGAGCGCTCGTCGCGCCGCCGCGCGGCGTGA
- a CDS encoding glycoside hydrolase family 3 N-terminal domain-containing protein encodes MRAGGPPEGVRVTDLIPDQNTAGGAEQPPIDPAFRDPSLPIEERVENLLGQLTLEEKAGLFFHTMITIGEGGELAGPVDAFGIRDTVELVRNHHITHFNVFGSASTATQMAEWQNRLQELAASTRLGIPVTLSTDPRHSFSENPGAAIFAGPFSQWPETLGLAAIGDEELVRRFGDIARQEYTAVGIRVALHPQVDLATEPRWARQLATFGEDPELTSRLGAAYIRGFQGDQLGPDSVATMTKHFPGGGPQKDGEDPHFAYGREQVYPGGMFETHLKPFEAAFEAGTSQIMPYYGMPVGTEHEEVGFGFNKSVITGLLRERYGFDGVVCTDWGLISDHEIGGDPFPARAWGVEHLSPRERMKKVLEAGADQFGGEDIPDLLVDLVRSGEVSEERLDVSARRLLREKFRLGLFDAPLVDPERAEAIVGRAEFRAAGAEAQRASITLLQNDGTLPLARGARVYVHGFDAAIVGEYATVVSSPAEADAALVRLHAPYEQRPTMFENFFHAGSLDFPAETVEEVLAVARAVPTVLQVFLDRPAILTPFVAEAAAIAADFGADQHALLDVLFGAASPRGRLPMELPSSMEAVRASRSDVPFDTEAPLFRFGHGLRY; translated from the coding sequence ATGCGCGCGGGCGGACCGCCCGAAGGAGTGCGCGTGACCGACCTGATTCCCGACCAGAACACCGCGGGTGGCGCAGAGCAGCCGCCGATCGATCCCGCGTTCCGCGATCCGTCCCTCCCGATCGAGGAGCGGGTCGAGAACCTGCTCGGTCAGCTGACGCTCGAAGAGAAGGCCGGACTCTTCTTCCACACGATGATCACGATCGGTGAGGGCGGCGAGCTAGCAGGGCCCGTCGACGCGTTCGGCATCCGCGACACGGTCGAGCTGGTCCGGAACCACCACATCACGCACTTCAACGTCTTCGGTTCGGCGTCGACGGCGACCCAGATGGCCGAATGGCAGAACCGCCTCCAGGAGCTCGCGGCGAGCACCCGCCTCGGCATCCCGGTGACGCTCTCGACCGACCCGCGTCACTCCTTCAGTGAGAACCCGGGTGCCGCCATCTTCGCGGGCCCGTTCTCGCAGTGGCCCGAGACGCTGGGGCTCGCGGCCATCGGCGATGAGGAGCTCGTCCGGCGGTTCGGCGACATCGCCCGGCAGGAGTACACCGCGGTCGGCATCCGCGTCGCGCTCCACCCGCAGGTCGACCTCGCGACAGAGCCCCGCTGGGCGCGCCAACTCGCGACCTTCGGTGAAGACCCCGAGCTCACTTCCCGCCTCGGTGCCGCCTACATCCGCGGCTTCCAGGGTGACCAGCTCGGTCCCGACTCCGTCGCCACGATGACGAAGCACTTCCCGGGAGGCGGCCCGCAGAAGGACGGCGAAGACCCGCACTTCGCGTACGGCCGCGAGCAGGTCTACCCGGGAGGCATGTTCGAAACGCACCTCAAGCCGTTCGAGGCCGCATTCGAAGCGGGAACGAGCCAGATCATGCCGTACTACGGCATGCCGGTCGGGACCGAGCACGAGGAGGTCGGCTTCGGCTTCAACAAGTCGGTGATCACCGGGCTGCTGCGCGAGCGCTACGGGTTCGACGGCGTCGTCTGCACCGATTGGGGCCTCATCTCCGATCACGAGATCGGCGGCGACCCGTTCCCGGCGCGCGCATGGGGCGTCGAGCACCTGAGTCCGCGCGAGCGGATGAAGAAGGTGCTCGAGGCCGGCGCCGACCAGTTCGGCGGCGAGGACATCCCCGACCTGCTCGTGGACCTCGTGCGCAGCGGCGAGGTCTCCGAAGAGCGCCTCGACGTCTCGGCGCGCCGCCTCCTCCGCGAGAAGTTCCGGCTCGGGTTGTTCGACGCGCCCCTCGTGGACCCGGAGCGCGCCGAGGCGATCGTCGGTCGTGCAGAGTTCCGGGCGGCCGGAGCGGAGGCGCAGCGCGCCTCCATCACGCTCCTGCAGAACGACGGCACGCTGCCGCTCGCGCGGGGCGCCCGCGTCTACGTCCACGGCTTCGATGCGGCCATCGTCGGCGAGTACGCGACCGTGGTCTCGAGCCCGGCGGAGGCGGACGCGGCCCTGGTGCGCCTCCACGCCCCGTACGAGCAGCGCCCGACGATGTTCGAGAACTTCTTCCATGCCGGCTCGCTCGACTTCCCGGCCGAGACCGTGGAGGAGGTGCTCGCCGTCGCCCGGGCCGTGCCCACGGTGCTGCAGGTGTTCCTCGACCGGCCGGCCATTCTCACGCCGTTCGTCGCCGAGGCGGCGGCGATCGCGGCCGATTTCGGCGCTGACCAGCACGCCCTCTTGGATGTGCTGTTCGGGGCGGCGTCTCCGCGCGGGCGACTGCCGATGGAGCTCCCGTCGTCGATGGAGGCGGTCCGCGCCAGCCGGTCGGATGTCCCGTTCGACACGGAGGCGCCGCTCTTCCGTTTCGGGCACGGGCTCCGCTACTAG
- a CDS encoding acyl-CoA dehydrogenase family protein yields MVDTAQSTAPTTPAAPQSAPAAPAPTRPASGVPAPVGATPRVDVEGLGRQLLGDWAEARLASRELAKRPEVQKVEGLSVADHRKRVFEQLKLLVENGQVHRAFPKSVGGREDHGGNIAAFEELVAADPSLQIKSGVQWGLFGAAVMHLGTEPHHQKYLPGIMSLDVPGAFAMTETGHGSDVASIGTTATYDPDTQEFVIDTPFRGAWKDYLGNAAVDATAAVVFAQLITKGVNHGVHAFYVPIRDENGDFLPGIGGEDDGQKGGLNGIDNGRLHFTGVRIPRTDLLNRYGDVAEDGTYSSPIQSPGRRFFTMLGTLVQGRVSLDGSATIASKIGLKIALTYADQRRQFTAGSDTDEEVLLDYQRHQRRLLPLLATTYAASFAHEVFLHKFDDVFSGKADTDTDRQDLETMAAALKPLSTWHALETLQEAREACGGAGFLTENRITSLRQDLDIWVTFEGDNNVLLQLVAKRLLTDFSRKFAKADAGALARYVVTQAAGRAYHGSGMRSVAQTVRDFGSTARAVNWLQESATQRELLTDRVETMVSQIGGRLRSASKLGKKASADLFNSQQNELIEAARAHGELLQWEAFTEALEQAPDEGTRQVLTWLRDLFGFGLIEKHLAWYLMNGRLSPQRAQAVSAYIDRLLLRIRPHAVDLVDAFGYGPELVRAKIASGAEAERQAEARAYYAERRAAGTLPEPEKSTKKR; encoded by the coding sequence ATGGTCGACACCGCTCAGAGCACCGCACCGACGACACCCGCCGCGCCCCAGTCCGCTCCCGCTGCACCCGCGCCGACGCGCCCCGCCTCCGGGGTGCCCGCCCCGGTTGGTGCGACACCTCGTGTCGACGTGGAGGGTCTCGGCCGACAGCTCCTGGGTGACTGGGCGGAGGCGCGTCTCGCCTCCCGCGAGCTCGCGAAGCGGCCCGAGGTCCAGAAGGTGGAGGGGCTCTCGGTCGCCGACCACCGCAAGCGCGTGTTCGAGCAGCTCAAGCTGCTCGTGGAGAACGGCCAGGTGCACCGAGCGTTCCCGAAGTCGGTCGGAGGCCGCGAGGACCACGGCGGCAACATCGCCGCGTTCGAGGAGCTCGTGGCGGCGGACCCGTCCCTCCAGATCAAGTCGGGCGTGCAGTGGGGGCTGTTCGGCGCGGCCGTCATGCACCTCGGAACCGAGCCCCACCACCAGAAGTACCTGCCCGGGATCATGTCGCTCGACGTTCCCGGCGCCTTCGCCATGACGGAGACCGGCCACGGATCGGACGTCGCGAGCATCGGCACGACGGCGACCTACGACCCTGACACGCAGGAGTTCGTGATCGACACCCCGTTCCGCGGGGCGTGGAAGGACTACCTCGGGAACGCCGCTGTGGACGCGACCGCAGCCGTCGTGTTCGCGCAGCTCATCACCAAGGGCGTGAACCATGGCGTGCACGCGTTCTACGTCCCCATCCGGGACGAGAACGGCGACTTCCTCCCCGGGATCGGCGGCGAGGACGACGGCCAGAAGGGCGGCCTCAACGGCATCGACAACGGCCGCCTCCACTTCACCGGGGTGCGCATCCCGCGCACCGACCTGCTGAACCGCTATGGCGACGTCGCCGAGGACGGCACCTACTCCTCGCCGATCCAGAGCCCCGGCCGGCGCTTCTTCACGATGCTCGGAACGCTGGTGCAGGGGCGTGTGTCGCTCGACGGCTCGGCGACCATCGCCTCCAAGATCGGCCTCAAGATCGCGCTCACCTACGCGGACCAGCGGCGGCAATTCACCGCGGGCAGCGACACCGACGAGGAGGTGCTGCTCGACTACCAGCGCCACCAGCGACGGCTCCTGCCTCTCCTCGCGACGACGTACGCCGCGAGCTTCGCCCATGAGGTCTTCCTCCACAAGTTCGACGACGTGTTCAGCGGCAAGGCCGACACCGACACCGACCGTCAGGACCTCGAGACGATGGCGGCAGCGCTGAAGCCGCTCAGCACCTGGCACGCGCTCGAGACCCTCCAGGAGGCGCGCGAGGCCTGCGGCGGCGCAGGGTTCCTCACCGAGAACCGCATCACGTCCCTCCGGCAGGACCTCGACATCTGGGTGACCTTCGAGGGCGACAACAACGTGCTCCTGCAGCTCGTCGCGAAGCGCCTCCTCACCGACTTCAGCCGCAAGTTCGCGAAGGCCGACGCCGGCGCGCTCGCGCGGTACGTCGTCACCCAGGCGGCGGGCCGCGCCTACCACGGCTCGGGCATGCGCAGCGTCGCGCAGACGGTTCGCGACTTCGGTTCGACGGCGCGCGCAGTCAACTGGCTGCAGGAGTCGGCGACGCAGCGCGAGCTGCTCACCGACCGCGTCGAGACGATGGTGTCGCAGATCGGCGGCCGGCTGCGCTCCGCCTCCAAGCTGGGGAAGAAGGCGTCGGCCGACCTCTTCAACTCGCAGCAGAACGAGCTCATCGAGGCGGCGCGGGCCCACGGCGAGCTGCTGCAATGGGAGGCGTTCACCGAGGCGCTCGAGCAGGCGCCCGACGAGGGCACCCGGCAGGTGCTGACCTGGCTGCGGGACTTGTTCGGCTTCGGCCTGATCGAGAAGCACCTGGCGTGGTACCTCATGAACGGCCGGCTGTCGCCGCAGCGCGCCCAGGCCGTGTCGGCGTACATCGACCGGCTGCTCCTCCGGATCCGGCCGCACGCGGTCGACCTGGTCGACGCGTTCGGGTACGGGCCGGAGCTCGTGCGCGCGAAGATCGCGTCGGGTGCGGAGGCCGAGCGGCAGGCGGAAGCGCGGGCGTACTACGCCGAGCGCCGCGCCGCCGGGACGCTGCCCGAGCCGGAGAAGTCGACGAAGAAGCGCTGA